In the Arachis ipaensis cultivar K30076 chromosome B04, Araip1.1, whole genome shotgun sequence genome, CTTTCTCAGAAGACGATCTTGTCCTCAGGCGAACTGAAGATGCGAGACGACCTCCTTCGCACGGCAAGCTCGCCGCGAACTGGGAGGGACCTTTTCGAATAGCAAAAGTACTTGGAATGGGGGCTTATCAACTCCAGACACTACAGGGCAGCCCAGTGTCAGGGAACTGGAATGTTTCCTCATTGAAAATGTATAGGTCATAAATTGTACAATTAGCGGATGAAGGCACTCTTTTTTCCCCTTAGAGCTTTTTTCCCAAAACAAAGAGGGTTTTGCCTAAggaagggttttaacgaggccggacGCACAATATATCCAAATTACCGAATTGTTTCTCTCAAACGAATCTAAGTCTAACGAACAAAATACAAAGGGGAACTACATATACAAAATCACAACAAAGTGACAACATTAACTTGGCCTAACCTCGGCCAAAGCAAAACAGTTCAAAATATCAACAAAACAAGAAGACCAAACCTCggtcaaacaaaagaaaatagtcAATCATACATATCCAAAATATACTAAGAGGGAGGAGCGTTCTCATCATGCTCCTCCACAGTACCATCTACAACCAATTTCCCACCAACAACTATCTTAGTCATATCAAGATGATCACTGTTAAACTCTGGGGCCAATACAGCGATCTGACTTACAGCTCGTTCAAATCCATAAGAAAACATCTCCATACCATTCTCCTCCAGCTCATGGACACGGGAAGTAAGACGACCTTTAGCGACATCACCCTCCTTAACTTCGGCTTGCAGAAGACGAACCTGATCTCTTAAGCGAGTAACCTCCTCCTCATACTCATTTGCCTTGGCCACGACACTTATAACAGCATCTTCTTTCCCCTTAACCGCCCTCTCCAAATCAGCAATCTTCATGGCATACGACTTCTCCAGATCAGCAACCTAAAAGCCCTTTTTTATCTGCTACCCTTATATACATATGACAGAGTTAAAAAACAAGGAATTAATATCAAATGCACCCAGACCAAGTCAAATTTTACAACCTATATATTATGAcagttttaaaatcaaaatttttttaggATAAGCAACTTTtagtatttttttgttattattcaaTCCGTGCAAATANNNNNNNNNNNNNNNNNNNNNNNNNNNNNNNNNNNNNNNNNNNNNNNNNNNNNNNNNNNNNNNNNNNNNNNNNNNNNNNNNNNNNNNNNNNNNNNNNNNCATGTgtataaaattttgataaatatagatacaaattatatttttttttttgtttacaaaatgtggctcatttttttcattatgggtTTGATATTGGTGTTGTCCAATGAAATAGATGTATCACCAATATTTTCACTGCTATGGAAGTTAATCAAAACGTGGGTTACGTTTAGCTttgtttctatttatttatttatttattcttgaGAGAAAAAGACAAACGGAGAATGcgttttgttttttcaaaatgttttaatttttttttattttcctttaaccCAAACGCATCTTGCGTTTTATTTTTTGGTGGTAGCTTTTTCATAAATGCAGGTTGTGTTTTATGGGctgtcagttttttttttttttggagaaaCTAAAAACACAGGTTgtgttttgttttaaaaaaaatattttaaacaagGGTCCAACCTATAAATACGAAACAACACTCTTATTCAGCTTGTCTTAATCCATTTTTACTCATTATATTCTTCTTTCTCACACATATGTCGTAGTTCTGAGTTTTTTTGGCAGTCAGGTGTGTCAAAAAAAATCGGATTAGGTGAGGTTGCAGTTATGGAAAATATTGCAAATTTGCAAGTATATTATAACGGTGAGGTTATACCAAACACACATGAGGGAGTaacttttgtttgtgaatgtccgtTGTCATTTGCTATTCCATGTACCATGAGTTTTACAGAGTTGCAAAATGGACTTTGTAATAACAttctgttgagttaagaaattaactaaattaattagtgatgacaaacattatttttggcaaaataaataattagagttgTTTAATTAATAAGTATACATTGCTAATTATTTATGTTATGTTGCAGGCCATAATTCAAGTTAAGCAGCCCAAATGGTATGAAAATAATATAGCAAGGCTGATGGGTAAATAAACAAGCACAGCCCAAAAGAAACAAAGCCAAAGGATCCAATAGGCCAAACGGGTTGCTTAATAAAAACCGGATCCAAGCCCGTATCCATCCCACAAAGCTTCTCTTGTAAGATTGAATTCTTCACTCCTCCAAAATAAGCAACGTTCCTCTCCTCTCTAATCAAGTCAAATCATGGcatcagaaaagtaagaaagagaaagagagaaaaaggttCCTCCCTAAGctagtaaccaaagaagcaagagagagagagttgaagcTTGAAGCACAGAAGCTAAAACAGAAATTCCAAGCTAAATCAAGCTTAAgaaaggtaatccatctcatcttgcatTAATCAGATCTTCATCctttcttcccaactctctgctctatccgaaaatggcattcaagtaggggtgttcaaatccaaaccgatccaaattaaaccgctcatccaatccgatccaaaccgaaaaccgattaaaatcgcactaattcggatttgattggattctattttttacaaaccgctggattggatcggatttcggatctacttttcataaccgatccaatccaatccaaaccgcacaatgtgttataatattatattttaatattatatttacaattatacttataacatgttcaatttgttatacatttttttattatttatgtattattattatttaataaatattttatgttcaaaatattatttatttatttattttaactaacctataattttatttctattgttatgttatcgttggctttttaagatattgttaagacttgttatgtcattgttgattatttaaaatttgatgttgagacttgatatatgtatttaattttttatttaaaaaaccgcaaatccaaaccgatccaaaccgcttgtaatcggatcggatcggattggattttcaaaaaaaattcatccaatccaaaccgcaccgcacataaattaagcgttcggatcggatgacttttttccttaaaaccgaaccaaaccgcaccgcgaacacccctacatTCAAGGGAAAAGTTGATCTCTGTTCTTCACTGCTACAAATCCACGGTCACAAGagattcttggggaccaagttgcatctctatggttcagatttggttgaccattggaagacAATTTCGGTTACTCCttcatggctttcggtcaagttgGAGAAGTCAGAAGAAAAGGTCCTACTTTGATGTTTGAGAAGGAAAAGTGAgcttgtgggttggtgaagctcaaggctcaaggtgttgaccttggaagaagaactaaggaacatgcaaggagataaaaagaagcttgctgttcattcagtggtaaggagagaaaaccagagtgtgaGAACAGTGTTCTGAAGAGGAGTTcatctacttggataatgctttctttcaaagaagcattcggccaatactgaagaactcaaGCTGAGGTTTGTGAATCTGgtttgcacatagcaaagaggctgctgatgaagtcaatctccttcatgttttactgattgtaatgtacttttctaagtttatctttctgtaatttcttgagagaaaaggcattgtgaggaAGCTTgagaaaaagccatgagtggaaaaaggctgagagatacacttgagagaaaagcctagagttgttttctgatttctttaggtatgattgtgtcttgtatcttgtacctgtaaggtatccctttcttagttgggttagcactaagaggtatagttaggtattagcatagccaatgtcaagttaggttagaacttgagtgtgaaaggattgggtcaatcctgtgttattggtgtatgtaatactgttaactatagtgaaattcttccatagttgtggaggagactggatgtaggttgcatagcacaaggcaaccgaaccaggatacatgctggtgtcagcttttctcttctctgttgtgttctgttttctgatattcataagacaaaaataatttgtctcataaatttccgctgctgaagtcaaacagaatcaaaactgcaaATTGGTTTTAAAAGTAtaataacagcaacttaaaaggaaggcatagattcaacccccttctctaagcctaccacaaccttcacatTCAAAGCCACATTTCGAAAAAGGTGAGCAACATTTTATACAGGAATCTTgtacaagtatttggtgggctGATATAGTTTCAAATGATGCCCATCACTGACGATGCCAGTATGCAGCAGATGTTATGTATTTATCAACAAATCCGATTTCATATGCCGATGATAGAGCTGTACGTTGAGTTCGAACAGCAGTTAGAGTTGGGCGCAGTCGGGGAGGAGGTTAATGTTGATGAGCTCGGGGATTTAGGTTGGGAAGAAGATGTTATGTATTTATCACACGGCTCGCTGTCTCTGCACCGCCAGACCCATGCAATATTAACCTTCCCCAACACGTGATCTCGCGGACCGGGGCTCCCGACCAAAACACGCAATGCAGTTCTCCACAAAAAACTGGTGACTGCTGTCTGATCTACCCGTAACGGCCTCCCCATTAATCGGGAGACCAAGAATGTAGGCCACATCTTCCAGCGTCACCGTGACTTCACCGACCGGAAGATGGAATGTGTGAGTCTCCGGCTGCCAGCGTTCTACTAAGGCACTCAGTAGTGCAGAATGACCTCTCATTTCGCCTACTCGCGAAACGTGTTGAAACCCAGTAAACTCCAGTGCCGCTGCAGCTACCTCGTTAAAAGTATCGGACGGATTGAGTTTTCTAGGCAACAAATTCCTATTAGCctgcaaaaaaaaaatgataattattaaattctaaataatatcagttaataataataataataataataataataataataataataataataataataataataataataataataataattaacattAAAACATTCTTTTTATTAAACTGTATTATATGATCCAAGTACTCATAAACATTATTCTTATTAaacattattctcataaaattttaaaaaaaaattaacttgtCCATTGAAGATGATCCAAGTACTCAATAATATGATCTTTATTTACACAACAACACTCTTCACTCTTCACTCTTCAGTAACTCCCTCACATAACACTTATTCTTCAGTAATTTTTCTCTCTGTGTTTTGTATTTTAAACACCCCGCAACAATCTTCTCCAACACGTGGCACGCATACAACTAGGAACGCTGCAAAATGCAACCCACGTTTAACTGTGCATGTCTGACAAACGCAACCTGTATTTTGTTTAGCCCTATGCTGGTTAACACTGCGCCTTTCAGCATGCAGGCCACGTTTCGGACCCTGATTTCTGCCCAGTTCAATCGCATCCTGCTTTTTTCAGGTATgcagatttttgttttttttgccaTTGCAAAACGTTATCTGCGTTTTGCAGGTCTCTGAATAACTCAGGTCCACATTAATGGAAAATTCACCATGCATCCATATTCAAAGTTATCACCAttattttttccataaccaaattAATTTCTAACAAAACgtcttataaatataaatataaattattactaactaaaaataataatatttattgacAACTAATATTACTCTTTTAGAATGACAGAGAACTTTCAAAAATTCACCGCTTATTTGCCCTTATAGCTGTGTTCCTTTGCATGCATGCCTTTTAGTGCAGAACAAAGGTTCTTACTTTTTAGAAAGACTTGCACAAAcagatttcttttctttt is a window encoding:
- the LOC107637048 gene encoding protein MAIN-LIKE 1-like, producing the protein MENDGGATVNLGRTRGNCVSVDWEIWGLNGELGSELWMSEGDANSCDFSDKNRQANRNLLPRKLNPSDTFNEVAAAALEFTGFQHVSRVGEMRGHSALLSALVERWQPETHTFHLPVGEVTVTLEDVAYILGLPINGEAVTGRSDSSHQFFVENCIACFGREPRSARSRVGEG